Proteins encoded in a region of the Geoanaerobacter pelophilus genome:
- a CDS encoding type IV pilus twitching motility protein PilT yields the protein MNLNEILTLAVKARGSDIHFKSGQPPIVRIDGKLHPMPNVPRLTPDIINELANSIMNERQKMQFAQHYETDLAHGIPGLGRFRVSVYNQRGSTAMVFRSIPFAIPTLDSLNLPPVLKKIAAEERGMILVTGTTGSGKSSTLAAMIDYINDTRTTNVITIEDPVEFLHRDKKSIISQREVGFDTLNYASALKSALRQDPDVILVGEMRDLETIETAMSAAETGHLVMSTLHTLDAAETVNRIISVFPPYHQRQVRTQLSSVIKGVISQRLVPRADGKGRVPAVEVLLGTARIRECIDDEMKTKQIPEAISQGVISYGMQTFDQSLMKLYSSKLISYEEALRQSSNPDDFALKVSGISSTSNASWDQFTKEEKPDENVGEDGKIKIEKF from the coding sequence ATGAACCTGAACGAGATCCTCACCCTTGCCGTTAAGGCACGAGGTTCCGATATCCATTTTAAGAGCGGGCAGCCCCCCATAGTCAGGATTGACGGCAAGTTGCACCCGATGCCCAATGTGCCGCGGCTCACCCCGGATATAATTAACGAGCTTGCCAACAGCATCATGAACGAACGGCAGAAGATGCAGTTCGCCCAGCATTATGAAACCGACCTTGCCCACGGCATTCCGGGGCTTGGCCGGTTCAGGGTAAGTGTCTACAACCAGCGGGGTTCAACGGCCATGGTGTTCCGCTCGATCCCGTTCGCCATTCCGACCCTGGATTCACTAAATCTGCCGCCGGTCCTGAAAAAAATTGCTGCCGAGGAACGCGGCATGATCTTGGTGACCGGCACCACTGGCAGCGGCAAGTCGTCCACTCTGGCGGCAATGATCGATTATATCAATGACACCCGTACCACCAATGTCATTACCATTGAAGACCCGGTGGAGTTCCTGCACCGCGACAAGAAAAGCATCATCAGCCAGCGCGAGGTCGGCTTTGATACCCTCAATTACGCCTCGGCGCTGAAAAGCGCCCTGCGCCAGGATCCGGACGTGATCCTGGTCGGCGAGATGCGAGATCTGGAGACGATTGAAACAGCGATGTCTGCGGCAGAAACCGGCCATCTGGTGATGTCAACGCTGCATACCCTCGATGCCGCTGAAACCGTGAACCGGATCATCTCGGTCTTTCCGCCGTACCATCAGCGCCAGGTGCGGACGCAGCTCTCATCCGTTATCAAGGGAGTCATCTCCCAGCGCTTGGTGCCGCGGGCAGACGGCAAGGGGCGGGTGCCGGCAGTAGAAGTGCTGCTCGGCACGGCGCGCATTCGGGAATGTATCGATGACGAGATGAAAACCAAACAGATTCCGGAGGCGATATCCCAGGGGGTTATCTCCTATGGCATGCAGACATTCGATCAATCTCTGATGAAACTGTACTCTAGCAAGCTGATCTCCTATGAAGAGGCGCTGCGGCAATCCTCAAACCCGGATGACTTCGCTCTCAAGGTCTCGGGAATTTCCTCAACCTCCAATGCCAGCTGGGACCAGTTTACCAAGGAGGAGAAACCGGACGAGAATGTCGGGGAAGACGGCAAGATCAAAATTGAGAAATTTTGA
- the recA gene encoding recombinase RecA, which produces MSDREKAIELALTQIEKQFGKGAIMRLGNDEALPDVAAISTGALSLDIALGVGGVPRGRVVEVFGPESSGKTTLALHIVAEAQKLGGIAAFVDAEHALDIGYARKLGVKTDDLLVSQPDTGEQALEIAEMLVRSGAIDVLVIDSVAALVPKAEIEGEMGDSHMGLQARLMSQALRKLTGIISKSNCCVIFINQIRMKIGVMFGNPETTTGGNALKFYASVRMDIRKIAALKKGDDIIGSRTRVKVVKNKVAPPFKEVEFDILYGEGISREGDVLDLAVDRNIVEKSGAWYSYGKERIGQGRENARVFLKEHPETMTEIETKLREEVSR; this is translated from the coding sequence ATGAGCGATCGGGAAAAAGCTATTGAGCTTGCATTGACACAGATTGAGAAGCAGTTCGGCAAAGGGGCCATCATGCGGCTCGGCAACGATGAAGCACTGCCGGATGTTGCCGCCATATCCACCGGGGCGCTCTCCCTGGATATCGCCCTTGGGGTGGGAGGCGTTCCCCGCGGCCGAGTCGTGGAGGTCTTCGGGCCGGAATCTTCCGGGAAAACAACCCTAGCGCTGCATATCGTCGCCGAGGCCCAGAAACTCGGTGGTATCGCCGCTTTTGTCGACGCCGAACATGCCCTTGACATCGGTTATGCCCGCAAGCTCGGGGTTAAGACCGACGACCTGCTGGTATCGCAGCCGGACACCGGCGAACAGGCCCTGGAAATAGCAGAGATGCTGGTGCGCAGTGGAGCGATCGATGTCCTGGTAATAGACTCGGTTGCCGCCCTGGTGCCGAAGGCCGAAATCGAAGGCGAGATGGGTGATTCGCACATGGGGCTCCAGGCCCGGCTGATGTCCCAGGCGCTGCGCAAGCTGACCGGTATCATCAGCAAGTCCAACTGCTGCGTGATCTTCATCAACCAGATCCGCATGAAGATCGGTGTGATGTTCGGCAACCCGGAAACCACAACTGGCGGCAATGCCCTGAAGTTTTACGCCTCGGTCAGAATGGATATCCGCAAGATCGCCGCGCTCAAGAAAGGTGATGATATCATCGGTTCGCGCACCAGGGTCAAAGTGGTCAAGAACAAGGTGGCGCCACCGTTCAAAGAGGTGGAGTTCGACATTCTCTACGGTGAAGGGATCTCCAGGGAAGGTGATGTGCTTGACTTGGCGGTTGACCGGAATATCGTGGAAAAAAGCGGGGCATGGTACTCCTACGGCAAGGAACGGATCGGTCAGGGGCGTGAAAACGCCAGGGTTTTCCTGAAAGAGCACCCTGAGACCATGACCGAGATCGAAACCAAACTACGGGAAGAGGTCAGCCGCTAA
- a CDS encoding sensor histidine kinase translates to MSPKRMDQLSQLLCTGIGLLFGLVLSIELGAWERAEVIFWPAVILITSFLLVQQLMLKNGRAELERKEADALERLVDMKREVDKTARRYKCLLEGAGNAVFVFDARTNQLQEVNRKGTELFGYSKEEMLALTGKDLTPTSERRRFSDLVRRVKRRGRGRVESLTFRGKNDEEFLGEVEARLIDLDDEEVVHVTVRDITFKSRAEKEIKQRNRELSILNSIIAKANLSLQMDKVLDVILTETMEAFGAEAGMIHLLDGVTNKMPLAIQRNLADEMVQLIEQCVCPTQERHCCHSLPAAHQRPCQVVLAAGDHGWQSLAGVPLFANQKAVGILHIFSETVRSCSQEDIRFLNTVGNQIGMVIEHARVFAELSWKTEELLRSYTLLEKNSHQLALSQKRLKMNLALVERANKDLERLDRMKTHFLGIVSHEFKTPLTSIIGGTQFLMASNGVWSPEEERLIAIIHEGGTRLNDIVTNLLKVARLESKSFSLSKAPINLEDMLKELNEHFVPVLGERGQRLTMGHIEAIPSFFADREYLEEVFSQLLENAIKFSSDGGDIFISAHIVDRSLLEAKREVLSQFNAAFLENAGTASFILVEIRDSGIGINKDDHLHIFDKFYGAGDIRHHSSGKTKFQGKGPGLGLSIVKGMIEAHGGMVWVESPHQDPDKSPGSSFFVLLPTEEAELQPVLPFMHGSDDSGQTEETHPPLLN, encoded by the coding sequence ATGAGCCCCAAGAGAATGGATCAGCTCTCTCAACTCCTTTGCACAGGGATCGGCCTCCTTTTTGGCCTGGTGCTGTCAATCGAGCTTGGCGCATGGGAACGTGCCGAAGTTATTTTCTGGCCAGCGGTTATTTTGATCACCAGTTTCCTGCTGGTTCAGCAGTTGATGCTCAAGAACGGGCGCGCCGAACTTGAAAGAAAAGAGGCCGACGCCCTGGAGCGGCTGGTTGATATGAAACGGGAAGTAGACAAGACTGCCCGTCGCTACAAGTGTCTTCTTGAAGGGGCCGGCAATGCCGTGTTCGTCTTTGATGCCAGAACCAACCAGCTCCAGGAGGTTAACCGGAAAGGCACCGAGCTGTTCGGCTACAGCAAGGAAGAGATGCTTGCCCTGACCGGCAAGGATCTCACCCCTACCTCTGAACGGCGGCGCTTCAGCGACTTGGTCCGCAGGGTCAAGCGCCGGGGGCGAGGCAGGGTCGAGTCCCTGACATTCCGGGGGAAGAATGATGAGGAGTTTCTTGGCGAGGTTGAAGCACGGCTGATCGACCTGGATGATGAAGAAGTGGTCCATGTAACGGTGCGCGATATCACTTTCAAGAGCCGGGCGGAAAAAGAGATCAAGCAACGCAACCGGGAGCTGTCGATCCTGAACAGCATCATCGCCAAAGCCAACCTGAGTCTGCAGATGGATAAGGTGCTCGATGTCATCCTGACCGAAACCATGGAGGCATTCGGGGCAGAGGCCGGCATGATTCATCTGCTGGATGGGGTTACCAACAAGATGCCGCTGGCAATCCAGCGGAATCTGGCCGATGAGATGGTTCAGCTCATTGAGCAATGCGTCTGCCCTACCCAGGAACGGCATTGCTGCCACTCGCTGCCAGCGGCTCATCAGCGGCCGTGCCAGGTGGTTCTGGCCGCCGGCGACCACGGCTGGCAATCTCTGGCAGGGGTTCCGCTTTTTGCCAACCAGAAAGCGGTGGGGATTCTGCATATTTTCTCGGAAACGGTCCGTTCCTGCAGCCAGGAAGACATCCGCTTTCTCAATACTGTCGGCAACCAGATCGGCATGGTCATCGAGCATGCCCGGGTCTTTGCCGAGCTCTCCTGGAAGACCGAGGAGCTGCTGCGCTCGTATACCCTGCTGGAAAAGAACAGCCATCAGCTGGCGCTCTCTCAGAAACGGCTGAAAATGAACCTTGCCCTGGTGGAGCGGGCCAATAAGGACCTGGAACGGCTCGACCGGATGAAGACCCATTTCCTGGGGATTGTTTCCCATGAATTCAAGACCCCGCTGACCAGTATCATCGGTGGCACCCAGTTCCTGATGGCAAGCAACGGTGTCTGGTCTCCCGAAGAGGAACGCCTGATAGCGATCATCCACGAAGGTGGCACCAGGCTCAATGACATTGTGACCAACCTCCTCAAGGTTGCCCGGCTTGAGTCCAAGAGCTTCTCCCTGAGCAAGGCGCCGATAAACCTTGAGGATATGCTCAAGGAGCTGAATGAACATTTTGTTCCGGTGCTGGGAGAGCGCGGCCAAAGGTTGACCATGGGGCATATCGAAGCCATTCCCTCCTTTTTCGCCGACCGGGAATATCTGGAAGAGGTTTTTTCCCAGCTATTGGAAAACGCGATCAAGTTTTCCTCTGACGGTGGAGATATTTTCATTTCCGCCCATATTGTTGACCGTTCACTGCTTGAGGCCAAAAGAGAAGTCCTGTCGCAGTTCAATGCCGCATTCCTTGAAAACGCCGGGACTGCAAGTTTCATCCTTGTTGAGATCAGGGACAGCGGTATCGGCATCAACAAAGACGATCATCTGCATATTTTCGACAAGTTCTATGGGGCCGGCGACATCCGCCATCACTCCAGCGGCAAGACCAAGTTCCAGGGCAAAGGTCCTGGATTGGGGCTTTCCATCGTCAAGGGGATGATAGAGGCCCATGGAGGGATGGTCTGGGTGGAAAGTCCTCACCAGGACCCCGACAAATCGCCGGGAAGCTCGTTTTTCGTGCTGCTGCCGACCGAGGAAGCCGAACTCCAGCCGGTACTCCCTTTCATGCATGGCAGTGACGACTCCGGCCAGACAGAGGAGACACATCCGCCACTATTAAACTGA
- a CDS encoding CinA family protein → MTFPASDKLAVASANIGELIRELAVLLKDRGLTISTAESCTGGLLAELLTDISGSSEYFLAGVVAYSNAAKSAFLGVPPALIESCGAVSAEVAAAMAQGILRCTGSDLAIAVTGIAGPNGGTPEKPVGTVYLGFADCSGCRTRLLNLFGDRHQIRLLSAANAVDWILGHLSAVSHDRKR, encoded by the coding sequence ATGACTTTTCCGGCTTCGGATAAATTGGCCGTTGCCTCTGCCAACATCGGCGAGCTTATCCGCGAGCTGGCTGTTTTGCTGAAAGACAGGGGATTGACCATTTCGACAGCAGAATCGTGTACCGGCGGGCTTCTGGCAGAGTTGCTGACCGATATCTCCGGCAGCTCGGAATATTTTCTCGCCGGTGTCGTGGCATACTCCAATGCTGCCAAGTCTGCTTTTCTCGGGGTCCCCCCCGCTCTTATCGAAAGCTGCGGCGCTGTCAGCGCTGAAGTTGCAGCGGCAATGGCCCAAGGGATTCTGCGCTGTACCGGCAGCGATCTCGCCATAGCGGTAACCGGAATAGCCGGACCGAATGGCGGGACGCCGGAAAAACCGGTTGGCACCGTTTATCTTGGGTTTGCAGACTGCAGCGGTTGCCGCACCCGGCTGCTCAACCTTTTCGGTGACCGACATCAGATTCGCCTGCTCTCAGCCGCCAATGCAGTTGACTGGATCCTGGGCCACCTCTCTGCCGTTTCTCATGACAGGAAAAGGTAA
- the larC gene encoding nickel pincer cofactor biosynthesis protein LarC produces the protein MKTLYLDCAAGISGDMTIGALLDLGLPLEVLQDGLDRLGLPPGSFRISLEKTSRLGITATHFVVDAPDQHHHRHYSDIKGLIAASGLTDAVKALSQKIFLRLAQAEAAVHGVPLDKVHFHEVGAIDSIVDIVGTVIGLDYLGVATVISSPLPFGSGWVDTAHGRLPVPAPATAELFKGLQVTPDSVPGEWVTPTGAAIVAALATACGPAPAMTMAAIGCGAGTKKCEQRPNLLRAFLGETAGDQEQILVMETHLDDMNPEILGFLMDRLFEAGALDVALAPLQMKKNRPGTRLTVIADRTRLDELARLVLTESTAIGVRYYPVERITLERSLESCSTSLGPVRVKRVRLPDGRSRVYPEFEECRRLAIERGMALLDVYRLVENEAAERP, from the coding sequence ATGAAAACCCTCTACCTTGATTGTGCAGCCGGGATCTCCGGAGACATGACCATCGGCGCGTTGTTGGATCTGGGATTGCCGCTGGAGGTCCTGCAGGACGGGCTTGATCGTCTCGGTCTCCCTCCCGGTTCCTTCCGGATCTCGCTAGAAAAAACCTCAAGGCTCGGTATTACCGCGACCCACTTCGTGGTAGATGCTCCGGACCAGCACCACCACCGCCACTATAGTGATATAAAAGGACTGATAGCTGCCAGCGGGTTGACCGATGCGGTAAAGGCGCTGTCCCAGAAGATCTTCCTGCGGCTGGCCCAGGCCGAGGCCGCTGTCCACGGTGTGCCGCTCGACAAGGTTCACTTTCACGAAGTCGGCGCCATTGATTCGATCGTCGATATTGTCGGTACTGTCATTGGCCTCGATTATCTGGGAGTGGCAACGGTCATCAGCTCTCCCCTGCCGTTTGGCTCAGGCTGGGTCGATACCGCCCATGGCCGGCTACCGGTACCGGCTCCGGCAACGGCAGAGCTGTTCAAGGGGCTGCAGGTTACGCCGGACAGCGTACCGGGTGAGTGGGTGACCCCGACCGGCGCGGCAATCGTTGCGGCATTGGCAACGGCTTGCGGCCCGGCGCCGGCAATGACCATGGCGGCCATCGGTTGCGGGGCCGGGACCAAAAAATGCGAGCAGCGGCCTAATCTGCTGAGGGCCTTCCTGGGAGAAACTGCCGGGGATCAGGAGCAGATTCTGGTGATGGAGACCCATCTTGACGATATGAATCCGGAAATCCTCGGATTTCTCATGGATCGTCTCTTCGAGGCCGGGGCGCTCGATGTGGCGCTCGCCCCGCTCCAGATGAAAAAAAACCGGCCAGGGACAAGGTTGACGGTAATCGCTGACCGGACAAGGCTTGACGAGCTTGCCCGGCTGGTGCTCACTGAATCCACTGCCATAGGGGTACGTTATTACCCGGTGGAACGGATAACTCTTGAGCGGAGCCTGGAATCATGCAGTACCTCGCTCGGACCGGTCCGGGTCAAACGGGTGCGGCTGCCTGACGGCAGATCGCGGGTATATCCTGAGTTTGAAGAGTGTCGCCGGCTTGCGATCGAGCGGGGAATGGCGCTGCTCGATGTCTACCGGCTCGTTGAAAACGAAGCAGCGGAACGTCCATGA